One Labeo rohita strain BAU-BD-2019 chromosome 12, IGBB_LRoh.1.0, whole genome shotgun sequence genomic region harbors:
- the LOC127174229 gene encoding 5-hydroxytryptamine receptor 7 codes for MGCSSVIPDRARESVQHMCVITYHAFNWDLDILWIMRATSFQNQGQLSTANMISTLTKDRVQALMTSLTSEVMDVRFLNKMHDTTTTFPTPSFMDNETRCGETILSYGHVEKVLIGGVLTLLTFLTVCGNLLVVISVCFVKKLKQPSNYLIVSLAVADLSVAVVVMPFVSITDLIGGQWIFGRVFCNVFIAMDVMCCTASIMTLCVISIDRYLGITKPLTYPVRQSGKCMAKIVLSVWLLSASITLPPLFGWAQNVNDDNVCLISQDLGYTIYSTAVAFYIPMSVMLIMYYRIYRVAKVSAAKHTIAGFPKAEDEESVNCVTAALKLQREVEECVSFSRFLKNDRKNISIFKREQKAAATLGIVVGAFAVCWLPFFLLSTARPFICGVQCSCVPLWVERTLLWLGYANSLINPFIYAFFNRDLRTTYHNLIRCRYRNINRKLSAASMHEALKLAERPDLVL; via the exons ATGGGATGTTCTTCTGTTATCCCAGATAGAGCCAGAGAATCAGTGCAGCATATGTGTGTAATTACATATCATGCATTTAACTGGGATTTGGATATCTTATGGATAATGAGAGCAACATCTTTTCAGAACCAAGGACAGCTCTCAACAGCCAATATGATCTCCACACTGACGAAGGATCGTGTGCAGGCACTCATGACTAGTTTAACATCTGAAGTGATGGACGTGCGCTTTCTTAACAAGATGCACGACACTACTACAACTTTCCCGACGCCAAGTTTTATGGATAACGAGACCAGATGCGGAGAGACGATTTTAAGTTACGGACATGTTGAGAAAGTGCTCATCGGAGGGGTTCTGACCTTGCTTACTTTTTTAACAGTTTGCGGGAATTTGCTGGTGGTAATATCAGTGTGTTTTGTGAAGAAACTGAAGCAACCTTCTAATTACTTAATCGTTTCTCTGGCCGTTGCAGACCTGTCGGTTGCGGTGGTCGTAATGCCGTTTGTCAGCATCACTGATCTCATAGGAGGACAGTGGATCTTCGGTCgtgttttttgtaatgtttttatcgcCATGGACGTGATGTGCTGCACCGCTTCAATAATGACATTATGTGTCATAAGCATAGACAG GTACCTGGGCATCACTAAGCCATTGACGTATCCCGTGAGACAGAGTGGAAAGTGCATGGCCAAAATAGTGCTGTCTGTATGGCTTCTCTCTGCCTCCATCACCCTGCCCCCACTGTTTGGATGGGCTCAGAATGTCAACGATGACAACGTGTGTCTGATCAGCCAGGACCTGGGCTACACTATATACTCCACCGCCGTGGCGTTCTACATCCCCATGTCCGTGATGCTCATTATGTACTACCGGATATACAGAGTGGCAAAGGTGAGTGCTGCCAAACACACAATCGCTGGCTTTCCCAAAGCTGAAGATGAGGAAAGTGTGAACTGCGTGACTGCGGCCCTAAAGCTGCAGAGGGAGGTGGAGGAATGTGTGAGCTTTTCTCGCTTTCTCAAAAATGACCGTAAAAACATCTCTATATTCAAAAGAGAGCAGAAGGCAGCAGCCACCCTCGGGATTGTTGTGGGGGCTTTCGCCGTATGCTGGCTGCCCTTCTTCCTGCTTTCTACAGCACGGCCGTTCATCTGCGGAGTGCAGTGTAGCTGCGTGCCTTTGTGGGTGGAGAGGACGCTGCTTTGGCTGGGCTATGCCAACTCACTCATAAACCCTTTCATTTACGCATTCTTCAACAGAGACCTCAGGACCACCTACCACAACCTCATCCGCTGCCGCTATCGGAACATCAACCGCAAGCTATCGGCAGCCAGCATGCACGAGGCTTTGAAACTAGCTGAGAGACCTGACCTGGTGCTGTAG